From Deltaproteobacteria bacterium:
GCCGCCGCACGCGGCGCACGGGTGGGCGATCACCCGGCCTTGGCCGCCGCACTGGCCGCAGGTGCGCGATACCGTGAAGAACCCCTGCTGGAACGCCATCTGCCCCGAACCCTTGCAGGCGGGACAGGTCTCCGGCGACGTGCCCTTCTCGGCGCCGCTGCCCTCGCACTCGTCGCACGGGCCGTGACGCGGGATCTTGATCTTCTTCTCGGTGCCGAAGGCGGCCTGCTCGAAGGTGACCTCGAGGTTGTAGCGCAGGTCGTCGCCGCGCTGCGCCCGGCTCCTGGTCCGGCCCCGCGGCGACCCGCCGAAGAAGTCCCCGAAGATGTCGCCGAAGATGTCCTCGAACCCGCCGGTGAAGTCGAACCCCCGGGCGAAGGGGCCGGCATCGCCGAACGCGGCGTGGCCGAACTGGTCGTACTTGGACCGCTTCTCGGGATCGGACAGCACCTGGTAGGCTTCGGACAGCTCCTTGAACTTCTCCTCGGCTGCCTTGTCGTCCGGGTTTCGGTCCGGATGGTACTGCAGCGCCAGCTTGCGGTACGTCTTCTTGATCTCGTCCTCGCCGGCGTTGCGGCTCAGGCCGAGGATTTCATAGTAGTCCTTCTTGTCCAATATAGGGTCCCATCAAGAGCCTGCGCCTACTCCTTGACCTCCTCGAAGTCCGCGTCCACCACGTTGTCGTCGGGCTTGCCGCCGTCGGCGCCCGGCGGCGGCGTCTGCTGCCCGGGATCCTGCTGCGCCTGCTGCTGCGACGCCTTGGCGTACATGGCTTCCGCCAGCTTGTGGGAGGCCTGGTTCAGCTCCTCCGACGCCGCGCGCATGGCCGCGGCGTCGTCCCCCTCCAGCGCCTTCCTGGCCTTCTCCAGCGCCGCCTCGATGCCTGTTTTGACCTCGGCGTCGAGGTCGTCGCCGTACTCGTTCAGGGACTTCTCCGTGGAATAGACCAGGGAGTCGAGCTGGTTGCGCGCCTCGGCCGCTTCCTTACGGTTCTTGTCGTCCTCGGCGTGGACTTCCGCGTCCTTCACCATGTTGCGGATCTCGTCCTCGCTGAGGCCGCTGGACGCGGTGATCTTGATGGACTGCTCCTTGCTCGTCCCCAGGTCCTTGGCCGACACGTGCACGATGCCGTTGGCGTCGATGTCGAAGGTGACGTCGATCTGCGGCAGGCCGCGCGGGGCCGACGGAATGCCCTCCAGGTTGAACTGGCCGAGAAGCTTGTTGTCCCGCGCCATCTCGCGCTCGCCCTGGTGCACGCTGATGGTCACCGAGGGCTGGTTGTCCGCGGCCGTGGAGAACACCTGGTTCTTCTTGGTCGGGATGGTGGTGTTGCGCTCGATCAGCTTGGTGAACACGCCTCCCAGGGTCTCGATGCCCAGGGACAGCGGCGTCACGTCGAGCAGCAGCACGTCCTTCACGTCGCCCGTGAGCACGCCCCCCTGGATGGCGGCGCCGATGGCCACCACCTCGTCCGGGTTCACGCCCTTGTGCGGCTCCTTGCCGAAGGTCTTCTTCACCCGCTCCTGCACTGCCGGCATGCGCGTCATGCCGCCCACCAGGATGACCTCGTTGATGTCGCCGGGGGAGTAACCGGCGTCCTGCAGCGCCTGCCGGCACGGTCCCTCGGTACGGTCGATGAGGTCGGCGCACAGGGCCTCGAGCTTCGAGCGCGACAGCTTGATGCTCATGTGCTTGGGGCCGCTCTGGTCCGCGGTGATGAACGGCAGGTTGATGTCGGTCTCCACCGAGGTGGAGAGCTCGCATTTGGCCTTTTCCGCCGCTTCCTTGAGGCGCTGCAGCGCCATCTGGTCGCCGCGCAGGTCGATTCCCTGGTCTTTCTTGAACTCGTCGGCCAGGTAGTCGATGATGCGCTGGTCGAAGTCCTCGCCGCCCAGGAAGGTGTCGCCGTTGGTGGCCTTCACCTCGAAGACGCCGTCGCCCAGTTCCAGGATGGAGATATCGAAAGTGCCGCCGCCCAGGTCGAACACCGCGACCTTCTCGTCGGTCTTCTTGTCCAGCCCGTAGGCCAGCGACGCCGCGGTGGGTTCGTTGATGATGCGCTTCACGTCGAGCCCGGCGATGCGTCCGGCGTCCTTGGTGGCCTGCCGCTGGCTGTCGCTGAAGTACGCCGGCACGGTGATGACCGCCTCGGTGACGGGCTCGCCCAGGTAGTCCTCGGCGGTCTGCTTCATCTTCTGCAGGATGAAGGCCGAGATCTCCGGCGGGCTGTAGCTCTTGCCGCGGCTCGTCACCCAGGTGTCGCCCTTGTCGGAGCGGGCGAGCTTGTAGGGCAGGACGGCCGCGGCCTTCTGCACCATGGGGTCCTCGAACGCGCGCCCGATCAGGCGCTTCACCGCGAATACGGTATTCTCGGGGTTGGTGATGGCCTGACGCCGGGCGATCTGCCCCAGCAGCCGCTCGCCGCTCTCCGAAAACGCCACCACCGAAGGGGTCGTGCGGCTTCCCTCCGCGTTGGTCAGCACCTCGGGCTCGCTGCCCTCCATGATCGCGACGCACGAGTTGGTCGTTCCGAGATCAATGCCTATGACCTTTGCCATTTCCAGGTCTCCTTGCCGTTCCGATGTCTTTCGACGTGGAATCTAATCATCGGCCGGGTCGTTTTCAACCGTGTTTTCGGCCTGTTTCGCAGGGGTTTTGGCGACGCTCACCAGGGACGGCCGCAGCAGCCGGTCGTTCAGGTAGTAGCCCCGATGGGCCTCGTCCACCACCGTGTTGGCCGCGTGCTCGGCGGTCTCCACCTGAGCGAACGCCTCGTGCTTCTCCGGGTCGAAGGATTCGCCCTTGGCCGTGACCTGAATCACGCCGTGCTTCTGGAGCGCTTCGAGGCAGCTCCGGTGCACGAGGGCGACGCCGTCCAGCAGCGACTGTCCGTTGTCGTCGGTCAGGCCGTGCTCCATCGCCCGTTCGAGGTCGTCGATGACCGGCAGAAGATCCCGCACCAGCGACTCGTTGGCGTAGCGGATGGCGTCCTGCTTTTCGCGCGCCACTCGCTTCTTGTAATTTTCCGTCTCCGCCGCCTGCCG
This genomic window contains:
- the dnaJ gene encoding molecular chaperone DnaJ, whose protein sequence is MDKKDYYEILGLSRNAGEDEIKKTYRKLALQYHPDRNPDDKAAEEKFKELSEAYQVLSDPEKRSKYDQFGHAAFGDAGPFARGFDFTGGFEDIFGDIFGDFFGGSPRGRTRSRAQRGDDLRYNLEVTFEQAAFGTEKKIKIPRHGPCDECEGSGAEKGTSPETCPACKGSGQMAFQQGFFTVSRTCGQCGGQGRVIAHPCAACGGVGLTRKFHTINVKIPAGVDTGSRLKLRGEGEGGLRGGPPGDLYVVILVEDHPIFARDGQDVICDMPISFVHAALGAEIEVPTLEGKVKMKIPAGTQSNAVFRLKGKGIKDVHGSRRGDEHVRVVVETPTRLTGHQKKLLQEFAEEDGDDGQPIAKGFFEKVKELFD
- the dnaK gene encoding molecular chaperone DnaK; this encodes MAKVIGIDLGTTNSCVAIMEGSEPEVLTNAEGSRTTPSVVAFSESGERLLGQIARRQAITNPENTVFAVKRLIGRAFEDPMVQKAAAVLPYKLARSDKGDTWVTSRGKSYSPPEISAFILQKMKQTAEDYLGEPVTEAVITVPAYFSDSQRQATKDAGRIAGLDVKRIINEPTAASLAYGLDKKTDEKVAVFDLGGGTFDISILELGDGVFEVKATNGDTFLGGEDFDQRIIDYLADEFKKDQGIDLRGDQMALQRLKEAAEKAKCELSTSVETDINLPFITADQSGPKHMSIKLSRSKLEALCADLIDRTEGPCRQALQDAGYSPGDINEVILVGGMTRMPAVQERVKKTFGKEPHKGVNPDEVVAIGAAIQGGVLTGDVKDVLLLDVTPLSLGIETLGGVFTKLIERNTTIPTKKNQVFSTAADNQPSVTISVHQGEREMARDNKLLGQFNLEGIPSAPRGLPQIDVTFDIDANGIVHVSAKDLGTSKEQSIKITASSGLSEDEIRNMVKDAEVHAEDDKNRKEAAEARNQLDSLVYSTEKSLNEYGDDLDAEVKTGIEAALEKARKALEGDDAAAMRAASEELNQASHKLAEAMYAKASQQQAQQDPGQQTPPPGADGGKPDDNVVDADFEEVKE
- the grpE gene encoding nucleotide exchange factor GrpE; amino-acid sequence: MMQEEKDETEAAVEGEATADQTDAGAAADDAAPEPSEVERLTEELAAAREEARRLEDQFLRQAAETENYKKRVAREKQDAIRYANESLVRDLLPVIDDLERAMEHGLTDDNGQSLLDGVALVHRSCLEALQKHGVIQVTAKGESFDPEKHEAFAQVETAEHAANTVVDEAHRGYYLNDRLLRPSLVSVAKTPAKQAENTVENDPADD